The genomic interval TTTGACATTCCATCGAGTGGTCCCGGGATTCGTTATCCAGGGGGGTTGTCCGAAGGGGGACGGGACGGGCGGATCCGGAGAACGGATCAAGCTGGAAATTCATCCTGAACTCAAGCACGAAGCCGCAGGCGTTGTCGCCATGGCCCGCGCGACGAGCCCCGATAGCGCGTCCAGCCAGTTTTATATCACCCTAAACCCACAACCCTCGCTGGATGGTCAGTATGCGGTTTTCGGTCGGGTCACCGCGGGGATCGACGTCATTAAACAGATTTCAAAGGGCGACAGGATTCAGTCCATCAGAATTGTTTGAGATGCATCAAGGGTTCTGCAGAAGGTAATAGGTGATAGGTGATAGGTGATAGGGGGTAGGTCAGAAGAGAGGGTGCTCTGAGATTTATCCATCTCTATCGGCCCCTGATCAATGAGAACAAGTTTCTTGAATTGCTTGCCGACCGTGGTCTTTCATCCCAGAGACTGAGACCCGTTACCTATTGTCAATTACCTATTCCCTATACCCTATTTCCTATCACCTATTTCCTATCACCTGCCCTCATTATCCAGCGAATACGCATTGGAAACATACTGCGACACCATGCGCTGCGTATTGAAGAAGGAGCCGTTGAGGGCAATGGCGGAACGCATGACTTTGGCATAGGAAAGCGGCCGGCCATAGAACATCGGGAGAATGATGAGTTCCAGTTTTTCATACAAGGACGCCGCTTCGGAATAGTTGTCTTCAAGTAATCCCGGGCCGTGCCCGACCGCCCAACCCGTAAACCCTTCGACATGGCCTTCAACCCACCAGCCGTCCAACACGCTGAGGCTGGGCACCCCGTTCAGCGCCGCTTTCATCCCGCTGGTTCCGGAGGCCTCCTGCGGCCTCTTGGGAGTATTCAGCCAAAGATCAACCCCGCCGGTCATCAATTGCCCCCAGTGCATGTCGTAGTCTTCGAGGTAGACGAATTTCACAATGTCCTTCAACGCAGTGGCCGCATCAAAGACCCGCCGGATGACCCCCTTGCCCCCTTCATCATGGGGATGCGCTTTGCCCGCAAAAATGAGCTGGAACGGACCCACGTTCTGGGCGATATACTTCAGCCGTTCAGGACTGAAAAAGAGAAGATCGGCGCGTTTGTAGGTGCTGGCCCGACGCGCAAAACCGAGAGTCATCACCGTTTCGTCCATTTGCATCCGGGTGCACTTCTTGACCTCTTCAAGCAACGCCCGCTTCGCGAGGAGATGGGCATCGCGAATCTCCTGGATGGGAATCCCGATGGCATAACGAAGATAGAGGTTGTCATGTCTCCATTCGGGAACATGTTTGTCAAAAACCTCTCGCAACGAAGGTGAAGTCCAGGTCACCGCATGCACGCCATTGGTAATCGCACTGATGGGATATCGAGGAAACATGTCCCGGGACACTTCGCCGTGCTGCATCGCCACACCGTTGATGTAATGAGAAAAGCGAAGGGCCAGGTAGGTCATATTCACCCCGCCATTCGAACAGCAGTGCGTGGCCTGAAGCAAGCTTTCCCGTTTCTCTCCCAAGACCTTTACCACCAGCTCTTGTGGAAACTGGTCATGTCCTGCCGGGACCGGAGTGTGAGTGGTGAATATGCACTTGCGCCGGACGGCGTCCACATCCTGCTCTGTCAC from Terriglobia bacterium carries:
- a CDS encoding peptidylprolyl isomerase — its product is MGFFWRRKKKEPEKPVEVAPPPPPPKPAVPTAVIETSKGRIEFELFAEKAPNTTANFSKLVQRNFYDGLTFHRVVPGFVIQGGCPKGDGTGGSGERIKLEIHPELKHEAAGVVAMARATSPDSASSQFYITLNPQPSLDGQYAVFGRVTAGIDVIKQISKGDRIQSIRIV
- the glgP gene encoding alpha-glucan family phosphorylase: MPNKHKVAYFSMEIALDPAIPTYSGGLGVLAGDMLRSSADLGVPVIGITLLHRKGYFRQRIDGQGIQAEEPEVWNPQEVLVKIEPLVKVMIENRVVGVRAWQYLIQGHSGHTVPVYLLDTALPTNTPWDQSLTDCLYGGDDHYRFCQEVVLGVGGVEFLRNLGEDQIENFHMNEGHSALLSLALLEQVLEGRNFSSVTEQDVDAVRRKCIFTTHTPVPAGHDQFPQELVVKVLGEKRESLLQATHCCSNGGVNMTYLALRFSHYINGVAMQHGEVSRDMFPRYPISAITNGVHAVTWTSPSLREVFDKHVPEWRHDNLYLRYAIGIPIQEIRDAHLLAKRALLEEVKKCTRMQMDETVMTLGFARRASTYKRADLLFFSPERLKYIAQNVGPFQLIFAGKAHPHDEGGKGVIRRVFDAATALKDIVKFVYLEDYDMHWGQLMTGGVDLWLNTPKRPQEASGTSGMKAALNGVPSLSVLDGWWVEGHVEGFTGWAVGHGPGLLEDNYSEAASLYEKLELIILPMFYGRPLSYAKVMRSAIALNGSFFNTQRMVSQYVSNAYSLDNEGR